The uncultured Desulfatiglans sp. DNA window GGGTGCTGTTGAATGGACAACCGGTGGAGGGGCCTGGTCCGGATCGCTGTGTCATTTTTCAGGAGGATGCCCTGTTTCCCTGGTTGACGGTGGCAGAGAACATCGCCTTCGGTCTGAAAGGGCAGAAGAAGTCCAGGAAAGCCAGGGCTGAAGAGATGAATCGTTTTCTGAACCTGGTCGGGTTGAGCGAGTTCAGGGATTATCTCCCCCATGAGATCTCCGGGGGCATGAAACAACGGGTGGCATTGGCAAGGGTGCTCATCCTGAGGCCCGAAGTGCTGCTCATGGATGAGCCGTTCGCCTCTTTGGACGCCCAAAGCCGGGAAGAGATGCAGTCCCTCCTTTTAACGCTTTGGCAGGAACTGGGCCACACGATCCTTTTTGTAACGCACGATGTCGGCGAGGCGGTGATGCTGGCGGACAGGATCCTTCTCATGAGCAAGAACCCCGGCCGGATCCGCGAAGAGATCCC harbors:
- a CDS encoding putative ATP-binding protein BruAb2_1123 (Evidence 3 : Putative function from multiple computational evidences); this encodes MRARLKAVAGNRAASREDTLRFEGLSKGFHTAGGYLPVLEDVSFRAEGGELIAILGRSGCGKSTLLKIAAGFIPPSSGRVLLNGQPVEGPGPDRCVIFQEDALFPWLTVAENIAFGLKGQKKSRKARAEEMNRFLNLVGLSEFRDYLPHEISGGMKQRVALARVLILRPEVLLMDEPFASLDAQSREEMQSLLLTLWQELGHTILFVTHDVGEAVMLADRILLMSKNPGRIREEIPVSLPRPRERESAAFAGLSRRLHDALRD